One Gavia stellata isolate bGavSte3 chromosome 34, bGavSte3.hap2, whole genome shotgun sequence DNA window includes the following coding sequences:
- the LOC132320292 gene encoding olfactory receptor 14C36-like: MYFFLLNLSLLDLGSISTTLPKSMANSLWDTRAISYGGCAAQIFFFLFFIVGEYCLLTVMSYDRYVAICKPLHYGTLLGSRACVHMAAAAWGSGFLNAMLHVANTFSLLLCQGNAVDQFFCEIPQILKLSCSESYLREVGATVVSVFFGFGCFVFIVLSYVQIFRAVLRIPSEQGRHKAFSTCLPHLVVVSLLTSTGIFAYVKPPSISSPSLDLVLAVLYSLLPPAVNPLIYSMRNQEFKNAIRKVVAWMFFNTDKLPNSLHK; encoded by the coding sequence atgtacttcttcctcctcaacctctccctcctcgacctgggctccatctccaccactctccccaaatccatggccaattccctgtgggacaccagggccatctcctatgggggatgtgctgctcagatctttttctttctcttcttcattgTAGGGGAGTACTGCCTTCTTACAGTCATGTCCTACGAccgctacgttgccatctgcaaacccctgcactacgggaccctcctgggcagcagagcttgtgtccacatggcagcagctgcctggggcagtgggtttctcaatgCTATGCTGCATGTGGCCAACACATTTTCCCTACtgctctgccaaggcaatgcagtggaccagttcttctgtgaaattccccagatcctcaagctctcctgctcagaatcctacctcagggaagttggggcTACTGTCGTTAgtgtcttttttggttttggatgttttgttttcattgtgctgtcctatgtgcagatcttcagggctgtgctgaggatcccctctgagcagggacggcacaaagccttttccacctgcctccctcacctggtcGTGGTCTCCCTCCTTACCAGCACCGGCATATTTGCCTATGTGAAGCcgccctccatctcctccccatctttGGACCTGGTGCTGGCAGTTCTCTACTCATtgctgcctccagcagtgaaccccctcatctacagcatgaggaaccaggagtTCAAGAATGCCATTAGGAAAGTGGTTGCATGGATGTTTTTCAATACTGATAAACTTCCAAACTCTCTTCACAAATGA
- the LOC132320200 gene encoding olfactory receptor 14C36-like: MYFFLLNLSFLDLGSVSTTLPKSMANSLWDTRAISYKGCAAQVFGFFFLLSAEYFLLTVMSYDRYVAICKPLHYGTLLGSRACVHMAAAAWGSGFLNALLHTANTFSLPLCQGNALDQFFCEIPQILRLSCSDSDYHREVWLIAFSSFLLLGCFVFIVLSYVQIFRAVLSFPSEQGRHKAFSTCLPHLVVVSLFISTAMVAYLKPPSISSPLLNLMVSLLYSVVPPAVNPLIYSMRNQELKDALRKPVTGCLSAAIGCLPSSAADSQRLS, encoded by the coding sequence atgtacttcttcctcctcaacctctctttTCTTGACTTGGGGTCCgtctccaccactctccccaaatccatggccaattccctgtgggacaccagggccatctcctataAGGGATGTGCTGCTcaagtgtttggttttttctttctgttgtcagcagagtattttcttctcacagtCATGTCCTATGACCGCTACgtggccatctgcaaacccctgcactacgggaccctcctgggcagcagagcttgtgtccacatggcagcagctgcctggggcagtgggtttctcaatgctctgctgcacacggccaataccttttcactaccactctgccaaggcaatgccctggaccagttcttctgtgaaatcccccagatcctcaggctctcctgctcagactcagACTACCACAGGGAAGTTTGGCTTATTGCTTTTAGTTCTTTTCTacttttggggtgttttgttttcattgtgctgtcttatgtgcagatcttcagggctgtgctaagcttcccctctgagcagggacggcacaaagccttttccacctgcctccctcacctggtcGTGGTCTCCCTCTTTATCAGTACTGCCATggttgcctacctgaagccgccctccatctcctccccacttcTCAATCTGATGGTGTCACTTCTGTACtcagtggtgcctccagcagtgaaccccctcatctacagcatgaggaaccaggagctcaaggatgccctgaGGAAACCGGTAACTGGGTGTCTTTCAGCAGCCATAGGCTGCctaccttcctctgcagctgactcCCAGCGTCTGTCGTGA